A region of the Rhinopithecus roxellana isolate Shanxi Qingling unplaced genomic scaffold, ASM756505v1 contig2860, whole genome shotgun sequence genome:
ctcgcccggctagttttttgtagtttttagtagagacggggtttcaccgtgttagccaggagggtctcgatctcctgacctcgtgatccgcccgtctcggcctcccaaagtgctgggattacaggcttgagccaccgcgcccggccaagagtgtttttaaaatcttgattttGTGAAGCTGCTCAATAAATCTTTGAAAGTTCCTACAACCAAATGCAGACATTAAACTGCATTAATAATTAAGACTCCAAACtgcaatttattttgaatttgcaAAATGATGTTAAGGGGCATGAGCACAATTAAAATCCTTGACCATTCTCTTAACACTGTACAATAAAGTGGGCAAAAAATAAGTGATGACCCTAAATAAGAACAGCAATCtagaatttaattttacattaaaaaaagtaattttggctgggcgcggtggctcatgcctgtaatctcagcgctttgggaggccaagttgggtggatcacctgaggtcagaagtttgagaccagcctggccaacatggcaaaaccccatctttactaaaaatacaaaaaaacagccagatggggtggcacgcacctgtaatcctagctacttgggagactgaggcaggagaattgtgtgaacctggaaggcggaagttgcagtgaaccgagatgccAAGatcaatcacaccactgcactccagcctgagcaacagggcaagagtccatctcaaaaaaataataataatttatatttactgAGAGGGTCTGTTACTACAGTTATTTATATTTGGTTGGATTTAACTGCTAAAAACGTTGCAGAGTCTGAATCTATGGCATGACAGAGAATAGTTAATCACAGCCATTCAGCAAGTTGTGAAGCTTCTGATTGGGATGAAAGAAACTTCAAGCTGAGAGGAAGAATGTTCTGAAATATTTGGGAGGTTTGGCAGACTCCTTGCTCAGGGGTATGTTTATTTGGGCCAGTGGTTCTGAAGCCCACTTTGCAGATACCTTAAAGATACCTTAAAGGTAGTTGtaataacaaaaggaaacaaatgttTCATCTTACTTTCCATTATCTGTATCTCAGGTATTCTTCCAGAGATACTTGAGCCACGTGTAAGGCAGTACACTTCCATACAGTATCATGCTGTAAAACACATGACATTTTGAACCTTgccttttttattaaaatttcaaatgtatttagaattaaagtataataaactcCACATAGTCACCCAGTTTCAACAATTACAGATTCATGGCCAATCCTCTTCTTTACCATACTAACTATCCATCACCCCCTATTCTGACCTACTTGGCTGGGCTGAGGGTGAGGCAAGCAAGGTACTTAGGCACAATTTAAGGAGGCACTCACTTTTCAAGGCTTGTATTTGCACATGTGATTGTGATTCCTACAATTATGCTAAATCCTTAGACTTGCCTTATCTGAGATATGGTCCTGCTGGCTCCCCTGAGTTATTTTGAAGTGAATCTCAAGCACattatactttcctttttttctcatccTGTATATTGGATATCATTTCATATCGTGGCACAGAGAACTTTAATCTTAATAACACTTGCATAGAATTACACCCTATGAAGATGCAGTAATTTATAGTAGTccctattgatagacatttaggttgcttcccaTCTGGGTATTTTAAACAATGTTGTGATGATTACATTATACCACACATGTAGGTTTGTATGGAGGATAAGTACCTAGAAATAGAGCTTAATAATTTACAGTACCACTATTTTTTCATCATTGCCAAATAAGGGAAATAGCACTTCAGTGTAGTTTGgtttgcctttctctttcttttcttttatgacaACATTCTGAATGTAACCTTTCTCTTATGAGTGAAGCTGGGCGTCTTTTCATGTTTAAAGAACTTTCCTATTTCCTTTGCTACAAACTGATTGCTCACATCCATTGCCAATTTTaattttgggtgttttttttgttttgttttgttttgttttgttttgagatggagtctcgctgtcgcccaggctggagtgcagtggtgcgatctccactcactgcaacctctgcctcctgggttcaagcaattcttgtgcctcagcctcctgagtagctgggattacaggtgcctgccactatgcctggttaatttttgtatttttagtagagatggggtttcaccatgttagccaggctggtcttgaactgctgacctcaggtaatccgccagtctcagcctcccaaagtgctgggattacaagagtgagctaCAGTGCCCGGCCCAGGCGTGGCGTTTAAAAGTGCTGGTAGAGCAGCCGGGTgcggtagttcacacctgtaatcccagcactttgagaggccaaggcgggtggatcaagaggtcaggcgatcaagaccatcctggccaacatggtgaaactccatctctactaaaaatacaaaaatcaactagaCGTgctggcacgtacctgtaatcccagctacgggaggctgagataggggaatcgcttgaagccaggaatcggaggttgcagcgagccaagattgcaccactgcactccaccctggcgacagagtgagactccatctcaaaaaaaaagaaaaaaaagtgctggtAGCTTCAGCCTTGCTTTGCTAGACCCCTAATTCCCCATATAAGAAAGCATACTACCCTTCTAGAGAAACCATGTGAGAGCTGAGACTACATAGAGATAGGGACCCAGCTAAGGCCAGTTTTCCAAAGATACACACCAAAGCCTTAGATGTGTCTTGTGGAGCAGAAGAATCACCCAGCTGAGAACCTGCCCAAATTCCTGACCAATGAAGTCATGAATTATAACAAAATGGTGGtggttttaagctactaagttttggAATATTTCTTACACATCATTAAAGAACCAGAATAGCATTCTTTTTCAGGAACTCTACATATTAGTAAAATTAGTCATTTTTCAGATGTAATGCAAACGTATTTTTCCCAGATGTTTTggctttgttttcactttttagtcacgcaaaattttatttttatgtagttgcatttattccttttttctccaaAAACCAGCTAGAGCATATAATTGAGGAAAAGATACAGTTTTTAAGAACAAGAGAGATGAAATATCTAAGGTTGAACTTAAATCACAAGGTCTAtatgaagaaaaccaaaaacttttGAAAGATTCAAAGGAAAGTTTGAACAAATAAGAAGACATCATGTACTTGGATTTAAAAAAGTAATCCTGGCCGGCTTCAGCTaacacgtgtaatcctagcactttgggaggcagaggcaagatcacttgaggccgggagttcaagaccagcctggccaacatggcagaaccccgtctctactaaaaatacaaaaagttagccaggtgtggtggtgcatacctgtggtccgaGTTATTCCAGAGACTGAGgtcggaggatcgcttgagccctggtggagaggttgcagtgagccgagattgcaccactgcacgtcAGCCTGTGCCACATCAgaagatcctgtctaaaaaaaaagagggggagggTAGTGGGGAAAAATAAACATGCTATCTTGAAGTCAGACAACGTGACACTCTATTGGGTTTGGAtgggggaattttttttaaagactgggtctcactatattgcccacgctggagtgcagtggctatttatAGGTgccattacagctcactgcactcttgaactcctaggctcaagcagtcctactACCTCAGGCTCCCCTAGTACTTGGGAAAACAGGccatgccaccaaacccagctaggcaatcttttttttttttttttctttttgacagggcctggctctgttgcccaggctggagtgcagtggcatgatctctgctcactgcaacctctgcctcctgggttcaagagattctcctacatcagcctccagagtagcacgCACCATcaggctcggctaatttttaaatttgtttgtagagCCAAGGTCtgatcatgttgctcaggctggtgttgaactcctgggctcaaacaagcctcctgcctctgcctctcaaaatgctgggattacaggcatgaactagcgcacctggctgaatttttttttttttttttttttttttcaaatgccaaCAGTCTTTATTATGAGAAAGCAGTGTTATCTAGGAAAGTCACACGCTGGTTTCTTATACAATGACAAAGCAGGTTTCTTAAATAATTTACACACGGCAGAAATTGCTTTTGAACAGGGCTACCCCCTCCCGGCACACCCACAGTACTCCGCGTTGAGCATATAAATAGGTACCCGTGAGCCCAGGGTCGTAAGTCTGGAAATATCTCCTATGCCTTCCTCCGAGTCCCTGGTAGGGAAAGCGGGGATGACAATGGGGCCCCCAAGAGCCTTGGCACCAGAAACACGGTGGGTGAGTGACTCTGCGGATGACTCCCCAAAAACCAGGCACGTGGGTACACAGCTAAGAGCTCTCAAACATCTGAGGCTAGCACTTCACGTTATAGATGAGGCAAATAGAAGGCTCAAGGTCAAGTGTACGATGAGTTTCTAAGCTCAAGAGTCCCCTGGGAAAGCAGAAGGAACAATTCTCCCCTTCTGCAAGGTCTCCCCAAGACACTCTCAGGCTATGGCAGGCAGTCACTGATGGGTCCAGATGTGGCCGGAGCAGGGGGCTCTGGGCCCCTTGTTAGGTGCTTGTTAGCAGTGGCCCGGGGGTACTGACAACTCCTGGGGGTTTCCTCCGGGAAGCTCATGGGGAAGCATAGACATCCTTGAGTATGAAGACTTGGCGGTCAGATAGGGCTTGTTTCCTGCAGGCACTTCCTCAGTCATGAATGAGAGAGACGATGTCACCACTCTCTTCCGCCATAATGGCTTCATCTAGCTCTTGGGACAGCTTCTGGAGATGCTGGATTCCTGCCCCCACAGGCTCTGGGTCACTGTCAGACTCGCTGGGAGAGCAGAGGGGCTCTGTTGAGGAGTAGGGGCTCCGGAAGGCAGCCTCCCGCCTTGACCGCCGTAATGGGTGGGCACGTGAGCCCATTCGGGCCGAGAGGTGGTGATGCTCCTTCTCCCAGGGGTCTGTGGCAGAGTGGGCAGGGGCGGCTCCAGACAGCCGAGTGCTCTTCTGGCTCAGGCTGTGAGTTGGGGATCCACTGCCCTTCTGTGCGCCTCTCTTCCGCCTCCTGGCCTTCACGTGCGTTTCCACCAGCCACTTGGTGCCACTTTGGCAGGACTCTTGGATTCTCTGGGACATGGCACCCAAAGCGCTCTTAGCTGAGCGAGCTGCAGCCTGGAGGCCCTGCTGACCTGGCTCTGCGGTTTCCAGGCGCTTCCAGGAGGGGCCTGTGCAGAGGTTGAGGTTGACGGCTCTCAGGGGCAGCCTCCTTTGGAACTGTCTGCACAGAGACCCCAGGGCCCCTGCAGAGGTCTCCTGATGGCTGGCCCCAGGCTGCAGCTCCTTGCTGTCCTCCAGCTGCTCCTGGTGCCGGAGAGATCTCCGGCGCACAGAGGTCCCCATGCTCTGCCACCGAGAAGCCATTTGCCTGACCAAGAGTCTTCTCTGTCCACTAGACCCGGACAGCACCAACGCGGATCACAGCCggagcacctttttttttttttttgagatgaagtctcactctgtcacccggctggagtgcagtggcgcgatctcggctcactgcaacctcagcctcccagattcaagcaattctcctgcctcagcctcctgagtagatgggactgcaggtgcccgccactacgcctggctaatttttgtatttttaatagagacaggggtttcaccatattggccagactggtctcgaactcctgaccttgtgatccgcccgcctcagcctcccaaagtgctgggatttacaggcatgagccactgtgcccagccccggctgaaattttttaaaggaaatagttATCCCATGCATTTGCTAGCTTTgtgtagtttatttatttattcttatttatttttttgagacggagtctcgctctgtcgccaaggctgaagtacagtggcatgatctcggctcactgcaacctctgcctcccgggctcaagcgattctcctgtctcagtctcccaagtagctgggattacaggcgtgtgctaccatgcatggctaatttttgtatttgtagtagagacaagatttcaccatgttgcccaggctggtctcgaactcctgacctcagatgatccacctgcctcggcctcccaaaatgctgggattacatgcatgagcctgGCCGCTTTGCGTagtttaaaaatcactttcaaCTCAACCCCTTTCTGAGGTCGTCATTACTATTATCCCCACTAAACAGAAGCCCTCAGAAAAGCTAATTTTGATTCTGCCATTTGCCCTAATCCGTGTTCCCTTAAGGCAAGTCCTTTCAAAAGtctaaacttcagtttcctcctctataacATGTGTATGCCAATTAAATGAACTCTCTGCCAGGCCACAAGCCATGACACAATGGAAAGGTAGGTGGCCTTTGGGGTCAGGCACACCTACGAATTCCAGCTCCTCCACTTAGTAGCTGTGTTATCCAGGGAAGAACATGTTCTGACACTGGCTGACGCCTGTGTGCACACATAGACAATTCTTTCATTGAATCTTCAAGCCCCTGAGTAAAGTTAATCTTTACTTTAATCTCCGTTTTGAAAACTAAGCCAAGACACGGTGAGGCTAATTTATCCTTTGTCACCCAACTCTAAAAGAGCTGGATTTGCGCCCAGCATGTGGATTTCAGCGTCTTCATGGGAAATCGCCACCCTCAGTTGCCACCTGAACAGTAACTCGCTCCACGAAGTGGCTGAGCTGAATCCGTAACTGGAGCGAACCAGCCGTCTGGCTTTGGAATGCAGACCGCCCCTGGCCGACTGCCAGAGGTGGGAGGCCTGAAGTTTGGGCTTCTTGCCGCCCTACCCTTTCCACCACAACGCTGCTATCAAGCCTAAACTTGTAGGAAAGGCACGAAATTAGCTCACtttacacacacagatacacagtgGGACGATTTTGGCTTTTTAAGCTAACTCAGAAAATGGAGATGCGGGcagggcgcggtgtctcacgcttgtaatcccagcactttgggaggccgaggcgggcggatcttgaggtcaggagatcgagaccatcgtggccaacatagtgaaacccggtctctaccaaaaccacaaaaaattagtcggacgtggtggcacgcgcctgtagtcccagctactcgggaggctgaggcaggagaatcgtttgaacccgggaggcggaggttgcagtgagctgagatcgcgccactgcactctagcctgggcgacagagcgagacttcgtctcaaaaaaaaaaaaaaagaaaaaagaaaagaaattggggACACCGCAACCGAAGGCACCTCCTCCCGCCTGCCTCCAGGTGGCGCTATAGGACCGGTCCACCTTCCACAGCGCAGCCGCCTCAGTTTGGCCTCCCTCGGAGGCCATGCAGCGAAGAAACGTGACTTCGTGGCTAGAGGGGCATTTCCTAGGCACCGCCCTTGTCGCCGCATGACCTTCACACACTTCCGCTTCCGGTTCTTTATTCCGGAAATTGGTCTCAGAGGCTGCGTGAGGTTGTGCTCTTTGTGAAGTTTCACCATGGCGTACCGTGGCCAGGGCCAGAAAGTACAGAAGGTTATGGTGCAGCCCATCGTATCCTACGCAGGATGTTAGGACTGGGAGGTTCGGGCCAGAATACGGGGTGCGAAGGCGCAGACTGAGAGCAGGCCTGGGGTAGCGGAGTACGAATCCACATCCCATGAGCCCCCGGGGCGACCAAAACTGGAAGAAAGCGCGGGTAGTTGAAGAACCGTGATGGTGGGGAGGTGGTCTTGGGTGGACCCCTGCCGTGGGGAGTGCAGGAATGGAGGCGGCGAAAGGAGGGAAGAGAACTTTAGGTGCGGAGTGAAAACGGGAGTTAAAGGTTTCGGGAAACTCCAGGGGAATGAAAGTGGAAGAGATGTTCTTTAATCTTTAGAAGACCCCTAATGAATGCCCAGCTGGGCACTTTTTGTTTGCGTAAGCACCAGACCTCGCGTTCATTATACCAAGGTGAGACGGGAACAGGGTCGTCCAGTTGTTTCAGGAAGCAGAGTCTAtgctgcttttgtattttttccttagcCACTGTGGTGCAGAACCTCATCTTCAGATACTTACAAAATGTACGTAAGTTGCTTTTTTCgtaactactttttaaataagaaatgaacTGATTTAGTTTTTTGTGTTAACCTGAGCAATCACTGTgttctagaatttaaaaatagatgtaacTGGAGATTGGAGGGTAATCGAGGGGAAGGAGTACTGAGAAAGCACTAATGTGGTGAAGTGGTGTGTATCCATGCCACTTCCCAACATGCAAAGAATTGTATTATTACTTTGCAAgatcaaaaatactttttaattccAAAAAGTATTATCAGCAGACTTGAGCATGGTATTTGGGCATCAGTAGTTTTGTTAGTAGTGATTATGCCTAGAACGTTGGAACCTCTCCCCTTTAGGATGAAACATTGGAAGAAAAACCCAACCAACTTAAACCATGTCAAGAGGTGGTGTTTAATACCTGTTGGAAAACTTCAAGacggaaaaagaaagaaggggtaGCTTCAGAGGAATTTGGTGGCAGCTACTTTCCTTTGGGGGAAACTTTAGCAACTTAAATTTTATAATGTGACAACACAACTGAAAAACATTAATTTCGGGTGATAATAATTTTTAACCACCTGAATTGAGGGCTCTTGTCCTGGTTGTTAGGTGTGTGACATGAGAAAGCTTTGTTTTGGAACTGGATTTTGCTGCAGGAGATAAGCCCTTGGTCATTAGAAATTGCTGCTTTGTGCTATGCTGTCAAAAACTTTCACTCTTAAATAGATTGAAACCAGAAGCAGTAAGAAATATCGAGTCCCAAGATCACAGGAAAATTAAGTTATGTAGTTCCAATATAGAACTTATTAAATGAAAATTCTCTTTGAGTTTATTATTACTGGTGAATAATTCTTAGATATGGGCTAATTAGTTAAAACTCTTGACTTACATTCATTACAGTTTTTTTTAGGAGCCATATTTCTCTTGTCGTTTGACCAAAATGGTTAGGTTTTGTATACTTCAATTTTGGAAGgagggggggtggggggcaagatCTTGCTTAATGTTGCGCAGGCTAATCTTGAACACCTGGCCGCAAAGCGAATTATTCtgctttggcatcccaaagtactggaattacggGTGTGAATCGAGGAAgctggcctctttttctttttctttttttttcttttcttttctttttttttttttttttaagacggagtctcactctgtcgcccaggctggagtgtagtggcgcgatctcggctcactgcaatctccgcctcccgggttcaagtgattcccctgcttcagcctcttgataactggtactacaggcgtgtgctaccacgcccagctaaatttttttgtatttttagtagagatggggcttcaccatgttagccaggatgctctatctcttgaccttgtgatccacctgcctgggcctccccaagtgctgggattgcaggcgtgagtcgctgtgcccggccctatttttctttttttaacgtTTTCACTTTTATGATTATTTCAGAGATCGCGGATTCAGGTGTGGCTCTACGAGCAAGTGAATATGCGGATAGAAGGCTGTATCATTGTGAGTATCCAGGCAATTTTATCTCATAGCAGTTTGGTCATAGaaaaagatttctcagaaagtgaCTAGCCAGAACAGTGTATAAAAAGTGAAAGATCCAAGCTAAGCAAAGGTTTTCGGGGGCTGCTATTTAGCCTTTTTTCATTGCTGATAGGTAAGGATTGGGTAATTTTTAATAgggaaaattaacttttaattcattttctttcatctgtcTGTGTTGagaagaaaatttgtattttatttttgagaaagggcCTTgttctgttgcttaggctggagtgcagtggcacagtcatggctcgttgtggcctcaacctcctgggctcaagcagtcctcctgcctcagccttccaagtagctaggaccacaatcGTGCACCATCACAGcctgctaaatttttattttttatggagacgaggtctcactatgttgcccaggctggtctcctgggctcaggtgattctcccacctcagcctctcaaagtcttgggattacaggcatgagccacaacgcctggctgaaaattaacttttaaaaattatttgaaaaaatatatatttgagcaACGATGTTAGTATGGAGAGAGgggacagaagaaaggaaattgggGGGGTGGGGACTAATGGAATTATTTGTTGTGGGTTAGGTGATACCTGAATAGAGCTCAGTGGGGTTAAATAGGGATAGCAGGCTACCCTAAGtgatgtttttttttaagttagggtcttgctctgtcacccaggtgctgtcatagctcactacaatcttgaactccttggctcaagtgattcttccacctcagcctctagtagctgggactataggcatacgccaccatgtccagctaatttttaaatattttgctgggcacggtggctcacatctgtaatcctagcactttgggacgccgagcaTGATGAATCACTTTAgctccagagttcgagaccaacctgggcaacatggtgaaaccctgtttctaccagaAATATAGAAAGTAGCATGGTGGTgcgccctgtagtcccagttacttggtggggctgaggcagcagaattgcttgaacccaggaggttgagctgcagtgagccgaggtcacaccactgcattctagcctgggagacaaagtgagatcctttctcaaaaaaaaaaaagactttaggtGGAAGGTGGAGTGCGGGGCTTGAGATGAGTGAATCTTTGAAGTTAGTTGGATTTTTTATCTGCATAGGTATACTCATTTAAAATGGGTTGGATGTGATTTTCTTCGACGATgacagtttgtttatttttctagggttttgatgAATATATGAACCTTGTATTAGATGATGCAGAAGAGATTCATTCTAAAACAAAGTCAAGAAAACAACTGGGTAAGGATATAAGTGGTCTTACAGAATTCTAGAAATGTTGTATTCACTTGCAGAATTCAGTGACCTGCAACTCAGTTCATGTTTGAATTTACTTTGCATTTGAGAAGTTATTATTCAGAGTAGTGGTACActtttgaaattattctgtaCCACTCACTTCTTACCACATTCCATTTTGGCTTCTCTGCCCAGAGAGCTCTCACCAAGGGAACCAAAGACTAGTGGTGTTAAATCTAATGATCAGTACTAATCCTCATTTTAATTAAACTCTCAACAGCATTTGGCACTGTTGGCCACTCCCTCCTTAAAGCGCTTTGTTCCCTTGTCTGAGTGGGGGGGGGAACCCaagtagatttttctatttcctcagtTGACAATAAttaacacagaagacttctgtgaccagatGTGTGGGCGTatttccccacacaccaagcaagcaGTCAGTTCGGCAGTGGACGTCAGCTCAGAGTTGTCAAGTTCAGTTCGGTTCTaacactgtctacctggagatagtgtcaATTCCCAGAGGTTGAGGGCTTAATCCCCAAGATTGCCTTCCCTGCCCCTCGATGCTCCACCAGATGCCAATTGTCAGCTCCAGATTGTTTTACCTGTCCTTCTTACTGACTGGCTGTAAACTGGGTCCCATGACCCCTCCTTTGGtttaattaatttgctagagcagctcacagaactcagggaaacacttatatttactggtttattataaaggatattacaaagaatacagatgaagagatgcccAGGGCAAGGCATATAGGAAGGGATGCGAAGCTTTTGTGCCCTCTACAAGCTCACCGCTCTCTGGGAACCTCCATATGTTGAGTTGTCAGAAACccattgttttcagtttttatgtaAGCTTCATTATGTAGGCCTGACTGAATaaattggccattggtgatcagcTTAACCTGcagctcctctcctcctccctgggttggagggtggggctgaaagtcTGACCTCACTAATGCCTTGGTCCTTTCAGTGAGCAGCTCCAATGCTGAAACTTTGCAGGGGCTGCTGGCCGTCAGTCaatcattagcatacaaaaaggcAACACCTTAGAGATTCTAAGAATTTTAGGAGTTGTATGGGATTGAAGACCAAATAAACATTTTGCAGTATCACACCTTGGCTCTACGATACTAtacttgggtttttatttttcatttctggctATTTTTCAGACTTGTATGTTCATTCTTTGGGACCCA
Encoded here:
- the SNRPE gene encoding small nuclear ribonucleoprotein E produces the protein MAYRGQGQKVQKVMVQPINLIFRYLQNRSRIQVWLYEQVNMRIEGCIIGFDEYMNLVLDDAEEIHSKTKSRKQLGRIMLKGDNITLLQSVSN